In a single window of the Candidatus Celerinatantimonas neptuna genome:
- the lgrA gene encoding Linear gramicidin synthase subunit A, giving the protein MKFVAIPETIDAISLQFAQYPAISYRQQVMSYAQLRNSSDRIAYALMQMPEYTPGKCVVVKVDKNLDMPAILLGILKARLAYIPLSSFHTVNKIEAIISDAGPILMVTDQRELGVLVNKQTGLRCSSSSSLLLQQIEESSVLPTVYPDDLAYVLYTSGSTGKPKGVCIEHQQLTYYIDWFAEENWGDSELCLPLTSALSFAAAVSQIYFSLTRGQTLHILPDGCLLRPDELLQWCTQQPHSALYCVPTIWQEILSFYKRQPTDRYQLPKIVMLSGEAVPESLKKLSFSIAADTQLFNLYGPTEATANASFSSLSLERPVRLGQPIKGSDIQILDENDQIINDGQVGEIYIIGPGVARGYLNDPKRTSERFKEIEGHWAHATGDMGYLDQTGELVYLGRKDRQLKLNGVRFEPGEIEQALNMHPGIEAALVELKMVSTSHSILVAYVVTKQPIPGYVLREYLIGLISELYIPTQFIELEAFPKLANGKIDRSRLPEPFVERPELSHPFRAAQSEQEKQMIELWKTVLAISGIGMDDDFFELGGNSLQVMRLQHLIATHMNVEVGYQFIFNAPTPCRLLSKLKETQVGVSGLDQQEQNSIKEIGLSEQQRYFLTLDLTQDDHSAYYLYFYHEIKGVLDKQALRLSIQKMLERHPVLRTRYDLDSDSWLAKPFSVNEIPYVELTAEQIGDVENARSMRELAKEMMGDIENTPLISFQLLNVSEYRYRLLICAHHSIFDRESIDLWSRQLIEVYQSELAGDHTEKSVMRYQDYTYWQQSYLNQGARDQEMEYWMAQLVNDKAHGAKAISVPSAAKNTSSYSFSFNPALIEQVKLFAKRYQTTPFIVLLVLFKQALNEIPEYQDVPIGVPVSNRMRWNNPELIGCFVNTIPIYIQKLSLDDWESSLVNIQEQFFIRMKNSLVAYSDVFDMARRKDLVLPYPVTFNYLSKLPSFSNINNISVSTYEIQPDISRTNLSITIEEYDSMLYCDIYYNDDLISYNSIQDFLNKFKEIELYIQ; this is encoded by the coding sequence ATGAAATTTGTTGCTATTCCTGAAACAATAGATGCAATTTCACTACAATTTGCACAATATCCTGCTATTTCATACCGACAGCAAGTGATGAGTTATGCGCAGTTAAGAAATAGTTCTGATCGGATAGCATATGCTCTTATGCAAATGCCTGAATACACGCCAGGTAAGTGTGTGGTTGTTAAGGTTGATAAAAATCTTGATATGCCAGCGATTCTCTTAGGTATTTTGAAGGCCAGGTTAGCGTATATACCGTTATCATCGTTTCATACGGTAAATAAGATTGAGGCGATAATTTCAGATGCTGGTCCTATTCTTATGGTGACAGATCAGCGTGAACTGGGAGTTCTTGTCAATAAACAAACTGGTCTGAGATGTTCTTCAAGTTCATCGTTATTGCTTCAACAGATTGAGGAATCTTCTGTTTTACCAACAGTATATCCTGATGATCTTGCTTATGTACTTTATACATCAGGTTCGACTGGCAAGCCAAAAGGTGTTTGCATCGAGCATCAACAATTAACATATTATATTGACTGGTTTGCTGAGGAAAATTGGGGGGATTCAGAACTTTGTTTACCGTTAACATCTGCACTGAGTTTTGCAGCGGCAGTCAGTCAGATATACTTTTCTCTTACCCGCGGACAAACCTTACATATTCTTCCTGACGGTTGTTTGCTAAGACCTGATGAGCTATTGCAATGGTGCACCCAGCAACCACATTCGGCATTATATTGTGTTCCTACGATTTGGCAGGAGATATTAAGTTTTTATAAACGTCAGCCCACTGATCGGTATCAGCTACCGAAAATAGTGATGCTTTCAGGAGAGGCTGTACCTGAATCGTTGAAGAAATTGAGCTTTTCTATCGCTGCAGATACGCAGTTATTCAACCTTTATGGTCCGACTGAAGCGACTGCAAATGCCAGTTTTTCGAGTTTAAGTCTGGAGCGTCCAGTGCGATTAGGTCAGCCAATAAAAGGAAGTGATATTCAAATTCTTGATGAGAATGATCAGATCATTAACGATGGCCAGGTTGGAGAAATTTATATCATTGGACCTGGAGTTGCCCGGGGATATCTTAATGACCCTAAACGAACATCTGAGCGGTTTAAAGAGATTGAAGGTCACTGGGCTCATGCGACAGGTGATATGGGGTACCTTGATCAAACAGGTGAGTTGGTTTATTTAGGACGCAAAGATCGTCAGTTAAAATTAAATGGTGTTCGTTTTGAACCTGGTGAAATTGAACAAGCTTTAAATATGCACCCAGGTATCGAAGCTGCCCTGGTTGAATTAAAGATGGTTTCAACCAGTCATTCTATATTAGTTGCATATGTTGTTACGAAGCAGCCAATTCCCGGATATGTCTTAAGAGAGTATTTAATCGGTTTGATTAGCGAACTCTATATTCCCACTCAATTTATTGAATTAGAGGCTTTCCCGAAATTAGCTAATGGCAAAATAGATCGTAGCCGGTTACCAGAACCATTTGTTGAGCGCCCTGAGTTGAGTCATCCATTCAGAGCAGCTCAGTCTGAGCAGGAAAAGCAGATGATTGAGCTATGGAAAACCGTTTTGGCCATATCTGGAATAGGTATGGATGACGATTTTTTTGAATTGGGTGGTAATTCATTGCAAGTGATGCGGTTACAACACCTTATTGCAACACATATGAATGTAGAGGTTGGTTACCAGTTTATCTTTAATGCACCGACACCGTGCCGGCTTTTATCTAAATTGAAAGAAACTCAGGTTGGTGTATCGGGGCTCGACCAGCAAGAACAAAATTCAATTAAAGAAATAGGATTATCTGAACAGCAACGGTATTTCTTAACGTTGGATCTTACTCAAGATGATCATAGTGCCTATTATTTATATTTTTATCATGAAATTAAAGGGGTATTAGATAAACAAGCATTGCGGTTATCCATTCAAAAAATGTTGGAAAGGCACCCAGTTCTTAGAACACGTTACGATTTAGATAGTGATTCATGGCTGGCAAAGCCGTTTTCGGTCAATGAAATTCCTTATGTTGAGTTAACCGCAGAGCAAATTGGTGACGTAGAGAACGCTCGTTCAATGCGAGAGCTGGCCAAGGAAATGATGGGTGATATTGAAAATACGCCATTAATTAGTTTTCAGCTTTTAAATGTGTCTGAATATAGGTACCGGTTATTGATATGTGCACATCATAGTATTTTCGACAGAGAGTCTATCGACCTGTGGAGTCGTCAATTGATTGAAGTTTATCAGTCCGAATTGGCAGGCGATCATACGGAAAAATCTGTCATGAGATATCAAGATTATACATATTGGCAGCAAAGCTACCTCAATCAGGGAGCACGGGATCAGGAAATGGAGTATTGGATGGCTCAATTGGTAAATGATAAAGCTCATGGAGCAAAAGCCATCAGTGTCCCTTCTGCCGCTAAAAATACGAGTTCATATTCATTTAGCTTTAATCCTGCTTTGATTGAGCAAGTGAAATTATTTGCTAAGCGTTATCAAACAACGCCATTTATTGTGTTATTGGTATTGTTTAAACAGGCATTGAATGAAATTCCAGAATACCAAGATGTTCCTATTGGTGTGCCTGTATCAAATCGTATGCGTTGGAATAATCCAGAGCTTATAGGATGTTTTGTAAATACGATTCCTATATATATACAGAAGTTATCATTAGATGATTGGGAATCATCATTAGTTAATATTCAAGAACAATTCTTTATTAGAATGAAGAATAGCTTAGTTGCTTATAGTGATGTTTTTGATATGGCAAGGCGAAAGGATTTGGTATTACCATATCCGGTTACATTTAATTACTTGTCTAAATTGCCATCATTTTCGAACATTAATAACATAAGTGTTTCAACGTATGAAATACAACCGGATATATCAAGAACAAATTTATCAATAACGATTGAAGAATATGACTCAATGCTGTATTGTGATATCTATTATAATGATGATTTGATTTCATATAATTCTATACAAGATTTCTTAAATAAATTTAAAGAGATCGAGCTTTATATTCAATGA